Part of the Candidatus Zixiibacteriota bacterium genome, CGATCCGACCCGACCAGCACACAGTTGACCGCGCCCCTGGCCATCGCCTGCGCGACGGCGCAGTCCGGGATAACCGCGACATCGATGCCGGCGCGCGCGAGCTCCCAGGCGGTCAGCCTGGAGCCCTGGAGATACGGACGGGTTTCGGTCGCCATCACCGAAAAATCCTTCCCCGCCGCGCGCGCCGCCGCGGCCACGGCCACCAGCTCCCCGCTGATGTTGCAGTGGGTGAGCACCCGCGCGGACTCGGGCAGAAGGGCGGCCGCGTGCCTCGCTCTGGCGCGACGGGCCTCGACGATTTGCGCCGCGAAGCGCCGGGCCTCGCCCGCCACCCATTCCCCGGCTCCGGCTTTCGGCCAGCGCTCGAACGAGCTTTCCAGGACTGCGGCGAGCCCGGCGAAATCGAACGTCGGCCGGGCCGCGCGAAACCGTTCCGTCATCGCGCCGAGCCTTTCCCGGAGCGACTCCGGATCGCCCCCGTGGGCCTGCCCGAGCAACGCCGCGCTGTAGAGAAACGCGAGCACCTGCCCGAACGCCCGGGTCTTCATCTCGCGCACGGCGTCCACCGCTTCCCCGATCTCCCGCACGCGCAGATAGGCGATGCGCTCCGGCAGAGCCGTCTCGTCGAGAATCCTGAACCCGTCTCCGTCCCAGAGGACGGGCTCGAACAGAGGGCTTTCAGCGGTCATGGCTTCACGGCGCGCCCCGAACTCAGAGGTGGCCTACGGCGCGCCGCGCAACCTCCAGGATCTTCTCTTCCGCGGCGAGAAACGCGGGGTCGCGAAAGCCGAACCGCGCGTGCAGGCACTCATCGGAGACGGCGAGAATCGCGCCCGCTTTCTTTTGGCGCACCTGGGCGACCGTGAGAAACGCTGACGTCACCATGTCGATCCCCGCTACTCCCTGGGCGTTGAGTTGCTCGATGAGCTCCGGGGTCTCCTGAAAGAGCGCATCGATCGTGAAGATCGAGCCCGTATGGCAGCGCAACCCCAGGCTCGCCGCCGCCTCGGTCAGGGCGCGCACGACTCCCGGATCGGCCTTGGTGGCGAAGCCGTCGGGAACGTAGTAGCGGCTGGTTCCCTCCCCGCGCAGCGCTCCGGTGACGATGATCACATCTCCGACCCGGATTCCCTCCTGCAGCGAGCCGCAGCTCCCGACTCGAATCAGCCACTCGGCGCCGGCGGCGCAGAGAATTTCCGCCGTGATCGCGCTGTCCGGCGCGTAGCGTCCTCCGTTTCCCACGGTGACACGCCTGCCCTCCAGCTCGCCGGTGTGCATCTCGTAATCGAGAAACGTGAAGTTCTTCACCGGCCGCTCCAGGCTTCGGAGCAACGCCTGGCTTCGCTCGCGGGGACCGGGGACGAGGGCGTACGGCCCGAGCGAGTCCTTCTTGAGACCGAGAAGCGAGAGCATGCGCTCGGGCGTGAAATGAGGCTCGGCCAGCATGTCAGAGCGCCTGCAGCACGAGCTCGAGGAGATCCTGCGACGGCAGGGCACGCTCCAGGGCCGCAAAGCTCCGTCGGCAAAGCGCGCTCGTGGTGAGCACCAGCTCGGCGCCCGCCGCTTCCGCCTCCCGCATCCGGTCGGCGGCGTTCCATTGCGCCAGCTCCGGGTACGCTTCGGGAACTCCGCCCCCGCCGCCGCAGCACCAGGACCAGCGTCCATTGCGCTCCATTTCCCGCAGCTCCACCCCGGGCAGCATCCGCAGGAGATCTCGCGGCGCCCCGTAAACTCCGCAGCCGCGGCCGAGGTGGCAGGAGTCGTGATACGTGACGCGCCGTGGATTCCGCTTCGTGAAGCGGAGCCTGCCCTCGCGCGCCTGGCGTTCGACGTACTCGGTCCCGTGCAGGATCTCGACACCGGGATCTTTCTCCCGAGCGTATTCGCGCCACATCCGAAGACAGCTCCCGCAGGCGACCACGACGCGGCGCGCACCCGAGGCGGCGAGCTGCTCGAGGTTCGCCTTCCTCAAGCGCTCGAACTCGGCGCGAAAGCCCAGATCGAAGGCGTAAAGGCCGCAGCAGCGCTCCTCCGGTCCCATGATCGCGAAGTCCTCGCCGCACCGCTGCATCAGCCTTGCGAGCGCGACGGCCGAGGCGCGTCCTTCTTCACGATCCGCCGAGCAGCCGGCGAACAACCACGTCGATGCTTTTCCCGCCTCGGCGAAGGTCCTCAGCCCGAGACCGGCCGCCCATCGGCCGCGCTCGGAGCGGGGCAGGGCCCAGGGATTGTCGTGCTGCCGAAGTCCTTCGAAGATCGGCCGGTGCGCCGCTATCGGACCCTCTTTTTCGGCGATCTCCTCGCGCATCGCCACCGTGATGTCCCAGGGGCCGTAGCCGTCGTTGCGCACGCCGCAAAGCTCCTGGCACATCAGGCAATTGGTGCAGGTGTAGACGACCTCCTTGAGCTCCGGTGTGACGGCGTCGAGGCCGTGGAAGACCCGCTGGGCCATCAGCCACCGCGACTTCGGCGTGAAGCGCTGAAACCGGTAGAATTCGTACGGAGGGCATTTGCTGGCCGGCCCGGGAACGTCCTCGAAAGGATTTGCCGGCCCGTGGCCGTAGCACGAGCCGCAGAGCACGCAGCCCGCCCCGCGCGCACCGGTGTCTTTGGCATAAAGCCACCGCCGCACTCTCCGCAATCCGGAATCTTTCGTTTCGAGCCCGGCCACGATCTGCGCGCGAAAATTCGTTAAGGCCTTAACTTTATAACTCTGGAACAATCGCTGTCAACAAACCGCCGCGGCAAAGCGGCGCGCCGGTCGCCGCTCAATTGGAGGCCGCCGAGGCGTCGTGGTTGAGCTTGCGCAGGAGCGCCGAGAGCTCTTTTTGCTGCGCCGGGTCGAGCGCCGAAAAGATCTGCGCCACGCTCCTTTCGAACAGCGGGATCGTGCTCTTGTAGAGCCGCACGCCCTTTTCGGTCAGCACCACGTGGACCACGCGCCGGTCGCGCTCGTCGCGCTTGCGGGCGACGAGCTTTTTTTCTTCGAGCCGGTCGACGATCCCCGTCAGATTGCTCACGGTCACCATCATCTTGGCACCGATCTCGCCGAAAGGCAGACCTCCCGCGTAGCCGATGGTGGCGAGGACGTAGAATTGAGGGGGCGTGAGGTCAAGCTTTTCCAGGTCGCTTTCGAGCTTCTTGTGGGAGAGAAGGCTGAAGCGCAGAAAACGAACCCATAAGCTTGTAGAATAGCGCGTGAAGAAAGGACGCTTTCCGACCGTCACGGAAGCCAATGTAAACAGAGGGCCAGAAAAAAGCAAACGAGCACGAGGGGTTGCGCGGCTCCAAAAGACCGGGTGAAACTACCTCGAGACCGGGGACCTGCACGGGCGTTCCGCCGGCGCCTGCCGGCGCCAGAAGGCTCGAACGGAGCGCAGCGATGGACCGGTTTGAACTGCTTGAACGGGGCCCGGCGACCTTTGGGAGCGAAGCGCTTGGACCACTTGAACGGTTGGAACATCCGTCAGTAAGGAGGCCTTATGAGGATGCGCATTCTCGGCTGCGGCGACGCCTTTGGAAACGGCGGCCGCAATCAAAGCGCCTATCTCGTGGAGGCGGCGGCGGGAAGGCTTCTTCTTGACTGCGGACCCGCGGCGCTTCTCGCCATGAAACGGGCCGGCTTCGACCCCTGCTCGCTCGATCTCGTCGTGCTGAGCCACCTCCACGGCGACCACATGGGCGGCCTTCCGTTCCTGTTCATTTCATACCTCTATGAGAAAGGCCCGTCCGGGCCGCTCACGATCGCCGGCCCCCCTGGCACGCAGGCGCGCGTTGTCGAGCTTTTCCGGGTCATGTACGGGGGCGGATCCGCACCGGAGCTTCCCGCGCTCCGCTTCTGCGAGCTCGAGCCGGGCCGGCCGACGACCTTCGGCGGGTTCGAGGTGCTCCCGTTTCGCGTTCCGCATCAGGTCCACGAGATCTCGCTCGCCCTGAAAATCCGCGGCGACGACAAGACGATCCTGTTTTCCGGTGACTCCGCCTGGACCGAGCTTTTCGTCGAGCACGCCCGCGGCGCGGATCTGTTTCTCTGCGAATGCTCGTTCTACGAGCGGGAAACCGCCAACCATATGAGCTACTTACGATTGAGCGCCGAGATTGCGCGGCTTGGCTGCAAACGGGTCCTGCTCACCCATCTGGGCGCCGATGTCCTTGCCCGCCGGGCAGAGATTGCGCTGCCGCTCGCCGAAGACGGGATGGTCGTGGAGATTTGAGAGTCTAGCTGCGGGTTTCCCTCGGCCCGCTCGGCTGGGAGAGAGGCACCACGATCGCCTGATAGCCGATTTTCTGCCACACTTCGTAAGCCGCCCGGTGGGCCTCGCGCAGCCCGGCGTACGGCCCCAGCCGCACCCGGTAGGTCCTGTCGCCTTCCTTGAGCGAGGTGACCTCCAGAAAAGCCTCCAGGCCGGTCTCGGAGAATTGCCGGACCAACGCTTCCGCCCGCTCTCGCTCACGAAAAGAGCCGACCTGAACCACGTACCCGTCGACCGCGCCGAGCGTTTCCTCGCGCGGCGCCGCGCGCTCCACCGCCGCCGAAACCGCCACCGCGGCTCCGTCGCTGCGTCGAGCGGTCTTCAAGGAATCGTAGTGGTCGAAACCGTATTCAAGCAGCCCCTTGGCGTCGCCCCAGAGATTGCGCGATCCGAGCAGAGAGACGATCAGCGTAACGCCGTTGCGCTCCACGGCCCCCACGAAGCACCTCTGCGCGGCGTGTGTGTAGCCGGTCTTTCCTCCGATGGCCCCGTCGAAGTTCCACAACAGGCGATTGTGATTGCGCACCGAGATCAGCCGGTTTTTCCGTTTTTTTCGGCCGCCCGCGACGGATCGAACCGAGCCGATCTTGGTCTGCACGATCTGGCGGAAGGTCGGGTTTTTCATCGCGTAGCGGAAGATCAACGCGAGGTCCCGCGCCGTCGAGTAATGGTCGGGCGCGGTCAGCCCGTGCGGGTTCGTGAAATGAGTGTTGCGCGCGCCGATCTCGTGTGCCTTCTTGTTCATCAATTCGGCGAAATCCTCGACCGAGCCGGCCACACCCTCCGCGAGGACCACGCTCGCGTCGTTGGCCGAGGCGAGCAGCACGGCATAGAGGAGATCCTCCATGCTGATCGTCTGACCCGGCTGGAGATAGAGCTTGGATGCCGGCACCCGGGTCGCCTGCTTCGAGACCGTGAACCGATCGGCCTGCGCGCGGCCGCTCTCCAGAGCGACGACGGCGGTCAGCACCTTGGTGGTGCTGGCCGGAGGCAGCCGCAGATCGGGATTTTTCTGCAGCAGAATTCTCCCGCTCGTGGCGTCCATGAGCAGGAAGGAACGCGCGGTGATGTCGTCTTCCGGAGAAAAAGACCACGCGCCGGAGCGCGCCAGCCCTACGAGGAACAAAACAACCGCCGAAAACCGCAACGATCCGAAGTAGCGCAGCTTTCCCTTCCCTCCTTATTCCCCTTGGTGCGTAAGCCGTGAAAAAGCACGCCGGCACGGCGCCGGCACGACCTGCCTTATACCATATTTCACTCTCTGCGAACAGCGTTTTTCCGAGTCGAAACCGCTGTCTCGATCAGCGGCCCGTCTTCGAAGGGTTCACGCCGTGACCTGCCAGCTCGGAGTCGGCTCGCTTTGCGGCCTCGGCCTGTTCTCCGAGCGCTTCCTTGCGAATGCGCTCCTGGCAGGGCTCGCAGATCCCGCCCTTGACGGTCACCGCCGGCTTCCCGCAGATCATGCACCTGGCTCGCGCCTGTTCCATGAGAACATCTCCTTGTATTTTTGCGCCGCGCCGAACACCGCTCACTTCAACACCTTCAGTTGCGCCGGGCTCTCGAGCACCACCTCGAGGCCGTACTGCGGATGATCTCTGATCTCGCCCTGGATCTCGATCTCCTTCCCCTCGAGGCTCTTCGGCGGGAGCCGGCTCTTTTCGAACAGCTCGACCGCCGAAGCGAAGATGACCGCGGTCAATGCCTCTCGCGACGGCCCGAAATCGAGGAAGTAGGTGTTGCTCCTGGAGGAGTGGCCGACACGGAAGATTCTGCCGCGGATGCGCGCGCGCCGGCCGGCCAGCCCGCGGATGCGCTCCACGTCGCGCGCCTCCAGAAGCGGCGCCTCCTCCGGGCCCGCTGCGCCCGGAGGAGAGGACGGCACGAA contains:
- a CDS encoding D-alanyl-D-alanine carboxypeptidase, translated to MFLVGLARSGAWSFSPEDDITARSFLLMDATSGRILLQKNPDLRLPPASTTKVLTAVVALESGRAQADRFTVSKQATRVPASKLYLQPGQTISMEDLLYAVLLASANDASVVLAEGVAGSVEDFAELMNKKAHEIGARNTHFTNPHGLTAPDHYSTARDLALIFRYAMKNPTFRQIVQTKIGSVRSVAGGRKKRKNRLISVRNHNRLLWNFDGAIGGKTGYTHAAQRCFVGAVERNGVTLIVSLLGSRNLWGDAKGLLEYGFDHYDSLKTARRSDGAAVAVSAAVERAAPREETLGAVDGYVVQVGSFRERERAEALVRQFSETGLEAFLEVTSLKEGDRTYRVRLGPYAGLREAHRAAYEVWQKIGYQAIVVPLSQPSGPRETRS
- a CDS encoding MarR family transcriptional regulator; translated protein: MTVGKRPFFTRYSTSLWVRFLRFSLLSHKKLESDLEKLDLTPPQFYVLATIGYAGGLPFGEIGAKMMVTVSNLTGIVDRLEEKKLVARKRDERDRRVVHVVLTEKGVRLYKSTIPLFERSVAQIFSALDPAQQKELSALLRKLNHDASAASN
- a CDS encoding MBL fold metallo-hydrolase; protein product: MRMRILGCGDAFGNGGRNQSAYLVEAAAGRLLLDCGPAALLAMKRAGFDPCSLDLVVLSHLHGDHMGGLPFLFISYLYEKGPSGPLTIAGPPGTQARVVELFRVMYGGGSAPELPALRFCELEPGRPTTFGGFEVLPFRVPHQVHEISLALKIRGDDKTILFSGDSAWTELFVEHARGADLFLCECSFYERETANHMSYLRLSAEIARLGCKRVLLTHLGADVLARRAEIALPLAEDGMVVEI
- a CDS encoding (Fe-S)-binding protein codes for the protein MRRWLYAKDTGARGAGCVLCGSCYGHGPANPFEDVPGPASKCPPYEFYRFQRFTPKSRWLMAQRVFHGLDAVTPELKEVVYTCTNCLMCQELCGVRNDGYGPWDITVAMREEIAEKEGPIAAHRPIFEGLRQHDNPWALPRSERGRWAAGLGLRTFAEAGKASTWLFAGCSADREEGRASAVALARLMQRCGEDFAIMGPEERCCGLYAFDLGFRAEFERLRKANLEQLAASGARRVVVACGSCLRMWREYAREKDPGVEILHGTEYVERQAREGRLRFTKRNPRRVTYHDSCHLGRGCGVYGAPRDLLRMLPGVELREMERNGRWSWCCGGGGGVPEAYPELAQWNAADRMREAEAAGAELVLTTSALCRRSFAALERALPSQDLLELVLQAL